The following proteins are co-located in the Cottoperca gobio unplaced genomic scaffold, fCotGob3.1 fCotGob3_220arrow_ctg1, whole genome shotgun sequence genome:
- the LOC115004915 gene encoding LOW QUALITY PROTEIN: Nance-Horan syndrome protein-like (The sequence of the model RefSeq protein was modified relative to this genomic sequence to represent the inferred CDS: deleted 1 base in 1 codon) — protein sequence MPFAKRVVEPQFLCRLTIPNEEAVPFEDLVSISHVALSRTLRQLSDLAKHACSIFQELETEITSASQRVSGLQGSIQRLQQTCSELEPKQEAVPVSDLDVESKLTAHYRAPWHQQRNIFHPSTRPACVVDLHRRANLSLWALQRDHQRRRSGSRERRESPSPSPRCRRCHLAHSQVNRTCVSCFESTRSSSPTECCRSPPFLSRKAVSSDPDSDGVALGHRHKSPIPNTPTTLDKQTNWSKALPLPTPEERMKTNSQVISSCVIPINVTGVGFDRDASVRCSLVHSQSVLQRRRKLRRRRTVTGVPRQVQQDLDSDDSPGSRERTVIVHSSPNVAPSNEQLAGHLSTRDSGCQTEDCLISGAPSRRRIRAQRGQGVSLSLSHSAGNILCLPDSAMFSASVGARLRSRSLPRDGSRMIDNGQNDSDDEEELSPFDAEDFLPGPGELILKDEEESMDDRAMLAHQSPEHSWMQSCRSPRKTLMGSCEISSSSDTFSSPVHSVSAAGVLGGQLDHKDDHQSSSGNWSGSSSTCPSQTSETIPPAASPLLTGSSHCDSELSLNAATHISDEHAGFMLDHYQGLRTQRAGSFSSTAMDLLEEAGVSSPIEGEWSYPHTDPEPSREAESSLGCPSFTSMATCESSFSDKPPSEKADTVSHYSVDTEGYYTSMHFDCGIEGSRSFTYNYAAPGSDYGLADFSGHMTLGRRCLSLRKPKARPCPPKRSSSLRKICSEGHIPDNTEPKSMCPLSSKERRLQLVLSAGLDSSPLVGWGVEGSADLPDLGVFSSTHAHSFKDEGVVQSDYADLWLLNDLKSSDPYRSLSNSSTATGTTVIECIKSQESSESQTSQSGSRATTPSMPSVDGDFKLTSPEKLAGLASPSSGYSSQSETPTSSFPSAFFPGPLSPSSGKRKPKVPERKSSLSSLSSLQSLSCRDGAPWGAPRRDLELPIIPPSHLDLSALHSVCNKAAAHGPQIHILQQNKQRAQSEEFTPRPMCITPTVLHSVQLRSFSKEPEGSHEDKTTSTLKCPPVDLRSTRSCTESKELHSSQHTLLKGLRESVFTSNEELADEEAACESEARDQQDREAPAESEPASDVRHEGETCRESVGTSVCSEDCSSQSELIQQRAEQSEEEEEEEEEEEEAGPPLSALHSSPRRSYSLDKVPDTDGQSEAPQESSISEEESREEQESSGASQEGREESAAEAEDDFSKDSTEDPAESSLSEESKPEDDSVFLSPSKARTTEDLFAMIHRSKRKVLGRKDSAELTARSRLGAASGNTPPSSTVSSPVSLVSPPPAAGTPPGLHRASGAILRNAKKSSTSNEEFKLLLLKKGSRSESSYRMSATEILRSPVAPKSPADSLLESPRQPEDAASPLQQPEQLCNPYPRANAEGFSPRSFSPSAASRQGRSRIPPPASSSRYSARSRLYPAPMQAISEGEAENSDGSPHDDRSSPGST from the exons CGGTGTCTGACCTGGATGTGGAGAGTAAACTGACGGCACATTACCGAGCCCCCTGGCACCAGCAGAGGAACATCTTCCACCCCTCCACACGGCCAGCATGTGTTGTAGACCTCCACAGGAGAGCCAACCTCAGCCTGTGGGCCCTGCAGCGAG ATCACCAGAGGAGACGATCGGGCAGCAGGGAGCGGAGAGAGTCACCATCTCCATCTCCGCGGTGCCGCCGCTGCCat ttagcacacagtcaAGTAAACAGGACATGTGTCTCGTGT TTTGAATCCACCcgctcctcctcccccaccgAATGTTGCCGTTCTCCCCCTTTCCTGAGCAGAAAG GCTGTGTCCTCTGACCCCGACTCTGACGGGGTGGCTTTAGGTCACCGGCACAAGTCTCCCATCCCTAACACCCCCACCACGCTGGACAAGCAGACTAACTGGTCTAAAGCTCTGCCGCTGCCCACCCCCGAGGAGAGAATGAAAACCAACTCACAAGTCATCTCCTCATGTGTCATCCCCATTAATGTGACTG GCGTCGGCTTTGACAGAGATGCTAGTGTGCGCTGCTCGCTGGTTCACTCGCAGTCTGTGcttcagaggaggaggaagctgaGGAGACGGAGGACGGTCACCGGCGTTCCCCGACAGGTGCAGCAGGATTTAG ACTCCGACGACTCTCCAGGTTCCAGAGAGCGGACCGTGATAGTTCACTCCAGTCCCAACGTCGCTCCCTCCAACGAGCAGCTAGCCGGCCATCTCAGCACCAGAGACTCGGGCTGCCAGACAGAAGACTGTTTGATCTCCGGAGCGCCATCTCGGAGGAGGATCAGGGCGCAGAGAGGCCAGGGagtctccctctcgctctcccaCTCTGCAGGAAACATCCTGTGCCTGCCGGACAGCGCCATGTTCTCCGCCTCTGTGGGCGCACGCCTGCGCTCCCGCAGCCTTCCCCGAGACGGGAGCCGGATGATCGACAACGGGCAGAACGACAGCGACGACGAGGAGGAGCTCTCCCCCTTCGACGCTGAGGACTTCCTGCCTGGACCTGGGGAGCTGATTCtgaaagatgaagaagagagcATGGACGACCGGGCCATGTTGGCGCACCAGAGTCCGGAGCACAGCTggatgcagagctgcaggtcgCCCAGGAAGACCCTCATGGGCAGCTGCGAgatctcctccagctccgacaCCTTCAGCAGCCCCGTGCACTCCGTCTCTGCTGCAGGCGTGCTGGGGGGCCAGCTGGACCACAAGGACGACCACCAGTCCTCCAGCGGGAACTGGAGCGGGAGCAGCTCCACCTGCCCGTCACAGACGTCAGAAACAATCCCCCCCGCAGCCTCCCCCCTGCTGACGGGCTCCTCGCACTGCGACTCTGAGCTCTCGCTCAACGCCGCCACTCACATCAGCGACGAGCACGCCGGCTTCATGCTGGACCACTACCAGGGTCTCAGGACGCAGCGCGCaggctccttctcctccacagctATGGACTTATTAGAGGAAGCGGGGGTCAGCTCTCCCATCGAGGGGGAGTGGAGTTACCCCCACACGGACCCTGAGCCCAGCAGGGAGGCTGAGAGCAGCCTGGGCTGCCCCAGCTTCACCAGCATGGCCACCTGTGAGAGCAGCTTCTCCGACAAGCCGCCGTCGGAGAAAGCTGACACGGTCTCTCATTACTCCGTAGACACTGAAGGCTACTACACCTCAATGCACTTTGACTGCGGT ATCGAAGGGAGCAGAAGCTTCACCTATAACTATGCAGCCCCCGGCTCTGACTACGGCCTGGCTGACTTCAGTGGTCACATGACTCTGGGGAGGCGCTGCCTCTCTCTGAGGAAACCAAAGGCGAGGCCATGTCCGCCGAAGAGGAGTTCATCCTTAAGAAAGATATGCAGTGAGGGACACATCCCCGACAACACAGAACCAAAGAGTATGTGTCCTCTGTCTTCCAAGGAGAGGAGGCTGCAGCTGGTGCTGTCTGCAGGACTGGACAGCTCTCCTCTGGTGGGGTGGGGCGTGGAGGGTTCCGCTGACCTGCCCGACTTGGGCGTGTTCAGctccacacacgcacattcGTTTAAAGACGAGGGGGTTGTACAGTCGGACTATGCAGATCTGTGGCTCCTGAACGATTTGAAATCCAGCGATCCGTACCGCTCTTTGTCAAACTCGAGCACGGCGACGGGTACGACTGTTATCGAGTGCATCAAGTCGCAGGAGAGCTCCGAGTCCCAGACGTCCCAGTCTGGCTCCAGAGCCACCACCCCCTCCATGCCGTCAGTGGACGGAGACTTCAAGCTAACGTCTCCAGAGAAGCTAGCGGGCCTGGCCAGCCCCTCCAGCGGCTACTCCAGTCAGTCAGAAACCCCCACCTCCTCATTCCCCTCCGCCTTCTTTCCTGGACCGCTGTCACCGTCCAGCGGCAAGAGGAAGCCCAAAGTCCCGGAGAGGAAGTCGTCTCTGTCGTCGCTGTCGTCGCTGCAGTCGCTCTCCTGCAGGGACGGAGCCCCCTGGGGAGCCCCCAGGAGAGACCTGGAGCTGCCAATAATCCCCCCGTCCCACCTCGACCTAAGTGCCCTTCACAGTGTCTGCAACAAGGCTGCAGCTCACGGGCCCCAAATACACATCCTCCAGCAAAACAAGCAACGCGCTCAGTCCGAGGAGTTCACCCCTCGTCCCATGTGCATCACACCCACAGTGCTGCACTCGGTACAGCTCCGCTCCTTCAGCAAGGAGCCTGAAGGAAGCCACGAGGACAAAACCACGTCCACACTCAAGTGCCCCCCTGTGGACTTAAGGAGCACACGCTCCTGCACAGAATCTAAGGAGCTGCACAGCTCACAGCACACACTGCTGAAGGGCTTGCGTGAGTCGGTGTTTACCTCAAATGAAGAGCTTGCAGACGAAGAAGCAGCGTGTGAGAGTGAGGCGAGGGACCAGCAGGACAGAGAGGCTCCTGCAGAGAGCGAGCCGGCGTCAGACGTCAGGCATGAAGGAGAGACGTGCAGAGAGTCAGTAGGAACGTCTGTCTGCTCTGAAGACTGCAGCTCGCAGTCAGAGCTCATACAGCAAAGAGCTGAgcagagtgaagaagaagaagaagaagaagaagaagaagaagaagcaggtcctcctctctctgctctgcacaGTTCACCCAGGAGATCCTACAGTCTTGATAAAGTGCCTGATACTGACGGCCAATCAGAGGCACCGCAAGAGAGTTCAATCAGcgaagaagagagcagagaagaacaGGAGTCGTCAGGAGCCTCTCAGGAAGGCAGGGAGGAGTCTGCAGCAGAGGCCGAGGATGACTTCAGTAAAG ACTCCACCGAGGACCCTGCAGAGTCGTCTCTGAGCGAAGAGTCCAAGCCGGAAGACGACAGCGTGTTTCTGTCCCCCAGCAAAGCTCGCACCACCGAGGATCTGTTCGCTATGATACACAG GTCCAAGAGGAAAGTGTTGGGCCGGAAGGACTCAGCTGAGCTGACCGCGAGGAGCCGGCTCGGTGCTGCTTCGGGGAACACTCCACCCAGCAGCACCGTGAGCTCCCCGGTCTCACTGGTGTCCCCCCCGCCTGCCGCCGGGACCCCGCCGGGCCTGCACCGAGCCTCCGGGGCCATCCTCAGGAACGCCAAGAAGTCCAGCACCTCCAACGAGGAgttcaaactgctgctgctgaagaaggGCAGCCGCTCAGAGTCCAGTTACCGCATGTCAGCGACGGAGATCCTCCGGAGCCCCGTCGCTCCTAAGTCTCCCGCAGATTCCCTGCTGGAGTCCCCCCGGCAGCCCGAGGACGCCGCCTCTCCCCTGCAGCAGCCGGAGCAGCTGTGCAACCCCTACCCCAGAGCCAACGCTGAGGGCTTCTCCCCCAGATCCTTCTCCCCATCTGCAGCCTCCAGGCAGGGCCGCTCCAGGATCCCTCCGCCCGCCAGCAGCAGCCGATACAGCGCGCGTAGCAGACTGTACCCCGCGCCCATGCAGGCCATCTCCGAGGGCGAGGCGGAGAACTCCGACGGGAGTCCTCACGACGACCGCTCGTCCCCGGGATCCACGTAG